aatacaatgtttgtaaaatgtatcatatagaggtcaagtacctcgcgatgaaatcaactattgtgaatcgtttataatcgatatgaacggggcatttcataaaCTCTGATTTTACACTTGATAGAgaaacaaccttttgtttcttgcttttccatGAAACTAAGTTTCCTCCGACTATTGTAAAGAAGTCGGATGTTGATCTTCTATCACCTTTTTCACCAGCCCAACTTGCATCTGTATTAATCTTTGTTTCGAGATGCCCATTTTTCTTGAAAACAACTCCATGGCCAGCTGTTTTCTTTAAGTATCTGATGATTCTTattacagcttccatatggtgaacctgtggttgatgcatgaattgactcacaactccaactgcatgtgctatatctgaCCGAGTATGAGCGAGGTAGATGACTTTTCCCACCATCCAt
This genomic stretch from Rutidosis leptorrhynchoides isolate AG116_Rl617_1_P2 chromosome 11, CSIRO_AGI_Rlap_v1, whole genome shotgun sequence harbors:
- the LOC139874655 gene encoding uncharacterized mitochondrial protein AtMg00810-like encodes the protein MSRSDGNLINQSNCNDFSIQAKQLKAIKISYLNALRQPPPATIKNGEFIAFHKGKRLKTTEMAAMVATGAAAGDNCGLTNKGTSLINRKSHTFSTQKSTRETGMIDCKPADTPMIPNQKLYMEDEADLADKGQYQWMVGKVIYLAHTRSDIAHAVGVVSQFMHQPQVHHMEAVIRIIRYLKKTAGHGVVFKKNGHLETKINTDASWAGEKGDRRSTSDFFTIVGGNLVSWKSKKQKVVSLSSVKSEFMKCPVHIDYKRFTIVDFIARYLTSI